The following are encoded together in the Juglans microcarpa x Juglans regia isolate MS1-56 chromosome 2D, Jm3101_v1.0, whole genome shotgun sequence genome:
- the LOC121248445 gene encoding pentatricopeptide repeat-containing protein At1g55630-like isoform X1 has protein sequence MNSIYLFGPRVFRKISYFLVISREFCDCSFNGDKVDNGFRLIEEPLKRAWRYSDFDPISEEKPSTNVDETRVRGHFSARRVFFDNVKIDARKVLDVLEQDGPGFDTKLALDELYLRLSGLLVREVLLGILRNVNHSNKLRCAKLGYKFFVWSDQQENYRHTLNSYHLIMKIFADCEEFKAMWRLVDDMTENGFPTTARTFNILICTCGGAGLARKVVERFIKSKTFNYRPFKHSYNAILVSLLTVNQYKLIDWVYQHMLREGHSPDILTYNVVMCAKYRLGKLDQFHRLLDEMGRSGYSPDFHTYNILLHVLGKGDKPLAALNLLNHMKEVGFDPSVLHFTTLIDGLSRAGNLDACNYFFTEMIKNGCTPDVVCYTVMITGYIVAGEFEKAQEMFDGMIIQGHLPNVFTYNSMIRGFCMAGKFEEACSMVKEMESRGCNPNFLVYSTLVSNLRNAGKLSEAHDVIRHMVAKGQYVHLLSKFKKYRRC, from the coding sequence ATGAACTCTATTTATCTATTTGGTCCCAGAGTTTTTCGCAAAATATCCTATTTTTTGGTAATTTCTCGAGAGTTCTGCGACTGCAGCTTTAATGGTGATAAGGTTGATAATGGGTTTCGATTAATTGAGGAACCCTTGAAAAGAGCGTGGAGATATTCAGATTTTGATCCTATTTCGGAAGAAAAACCGAGCACCAATGTGGATGAAACGCGTGTCCGGGGACATTTCTCAGCGAGGCGGGTTTTCTTTGATAATGTCAAGATTGATGCTAGGAAGGTTCTTGATGTTCTCGAGCAAGATGGCCCAGGGTTTGATACGAAATTGGCTCTAGACGAGTTGTATTTAAGGCTTTCGGGGCTTCTCGTCAGGGAAGTTCTATTGGGGATTTTGCGGAATGTAAATCATTCTAATAAGTTGCGGTGTGCGAAATTAGGGTATAAGTTTTTCGTGTGGTCTGATCAGCAGGAGAATTACAGGCACACGTTGAATTCTTACCATTTAATAATGAAGATATTTGCAGATTGTGAGGAGTTTAAGGCAATGTGGAGGCTAGTTGATGACATGACTGAAAATGGGTTTCCAACTACCGCACGAACATTTAACATATTGATATGTACTTGTGGTGGGGCAGGATTGGCAAGGAAAGTTGTGGAGAGGTTCATCAAATCAAAGACATTTAATTATCGGCCGTTTAAACATTCATACAATGCAATTCTAGTTTCCCTTCTCACGGTAAACCAATACAAGTTGATTGACTGGGTGTATCAACATATGTTACGTGAGGGTCATTCTCCAGATATCCTAACTTATAATGTTGTCATGTGTGCAAAGTATAGGTTGGGGAAGTTGGATCAGTTCCATAGACTGCTTGATGAAATGGGTAGAAGTGGATATTCTCCAGACTTTCATACGTATAATATTCTTCTTCATGTTCTAGGTAAAGGAGACAAACCGCTGGCAGCACTTAATCTTTTGAATCACATGAAGGAAGTGGGTTTTGATCCAAGTGTTCTTCACTTCACTACATTGATAGACGGACTTAGCCGGGCTGGAAATCTGGATGCCTGCAACTATTTTTTCACTGAAATGATAAAGAATGGTTGTACACCAGATGTGGTCTGTTACACTGTGATGATCACAGGATATATTGTGGCTGGGGAGTTTGAAAAAGCTCAGGAAATGTTTGATGGAATGATAATCCAGGGACATCTTCCAAATGTATTCACGTACAATTCCATGATTCGTGGGTTTTGTATGGCAGGAAAATTTGAGGAGGCATGTTCAATGGTTAAGGAAATGGAATCTAGAGGTTGTAATCCAAATTTCCTTGTGTACAGCACACTAGTGAGTAATTTGAGAAATGCTGGAAAACTTTCTGAAGCTCATGATGTAATAAGACATATGGTGGCAAAGGGGCAGTATGTTCATCTTCTCTCGAAGTTCAAGAAATATAGGAGATGCTGA
- the LOC121248445 gene encoding pentatricopeptide repeat-containing protein At1g55630-like isoform X2, with amino-acid sequence MNSIYLFGPRVFRKISYFLVISREFCDCSFNGDKVDNGFRLIEEPLKRAWRYSDFDPISEEKPSTNVDETRVRGHFSARRVFFDNVKIDARKVLDVLEQDGPGFDTKLALDELYLRLSGLLVREVLLGILRNVNHSNKLRCAKLGYKFFVWSDQQENYRHTLNSYHLIMKIFADCEEFKAMWRLVDDMTENGFPTTARTFNILICTCGGAGLARKVVERFIKSKTFNYRPFKHSYNAILVSLLTVNQYKLIDWVYQHMLRKGDKPLAALNLLNHMKEVGFDPSVLHFTTLIDGLSRAGNLDACNYFFTEMIKNGCTPDVVCYTVMITGYIVAGEFEKAQEMFDGMIIQGHLPNVFTYNSMIRGFCMAGKFEEACSMVKEMESRGCNPNFLVYSTLVSNLRNAGKLSEAHDVIRHMVAKGQYVHLLSKFKKYRRC; translated from the exons ATGAACTCTATTTATCTATTTGGTCCCAGAGTTTTTCGCAAAATATCCTATTTTTTGGTAATTTCTCGAGAGTTCTGCGACTGCAGCTTTAATGGTGATAAGGTTGATAATGGGTTTCGATTAATTGAGGAACCCTTGAAAAGAGCGTGGAGATATTCAGATTTTGATCCTATTTCGGAAGAAAAACCGAGCACCAATGTGGATGAAACGCGTGTCCGGGGACATTTCTCAGCGAGGCGGGTTTTCTTTGATAATGTCAAGATTGATGCTAGGAAGGTTCTTGATGTTCTCGAGCAAGATGGCCCAGGGTTTGATACGAAATTGGCTCTAGACGAGTTGTATTTAAGGCTTTCGGGGCTTCTCGTCAGGGAAGTTCTATTGGGGATTTTGCGGAATGTAAATCATTCTAATAAGTTGCGGTGTGCGAAATTAGGGTATAAGTTTTTCGTGTGGTCTGATCAGCAGGAGAATTACAGGCACACGTTGAATTCTTACCATTTAATAATGAAGATATTTGCAGATTGTGAGGAGTTTAAGGCAATGTGGAGGCTAGTTGATGACATGACTGAAAATGGGTTTCCAACTACCGCACGAACATTTAACATATTGATATGTACTTGTGGTGGGGCAGGATTGGCAAGGAAAGTTGTGGAGAGGTTCATCAAATCAAAGACATTTAATTATCGGCCGTTTAAACATTCATACAATGCAATTCTAGTTTCCCTTCTCACGGTAAACCAATACAAGTTGATTGACTGGGTGTATCAACATATGTTAC GTAAAGGAGACAAACCGCTGGCAGCACTTAATCTTTTGAATCACATGAAGGAAGTGGGTTTTGATCCAAGTGTTCTTCACTTCACTACATTGATAGACGGACTTAGCCGGGCTGGAAATCTGGATGCCTGCAACTATTTTTTCACTGAAATGATAAAGAATGGTTGTACACCAGATGTGGTCTGTTACACTGTGATGATCACAGGATATATTGTGGCTGGGGAGTTTGAAAAAGCTCAGGAAATGTTTGATGGAATGATAATCCAGGGACATCTTCCAAATGTATTCACGTACAATTCCATGATTCGTGGGTTTTGTATGGCAGGAAAATTTGAGGAGGCATGTTCAATGGTTAAGGAAATGGAATCTAGAGGTTGTAATCCAAATTTCCTTGTGTACAGCACACTAGTGAGTAATTTGAGAAATGCTGGAAAACTTTCTGAAGCTCATGATGTAATAAGACATATGGTGGCAAAGGGGCAGTATGTTCATCTTCTCTCGAAGTTCAAGAAATATAGGAGATGCTGA
- the LOC121248447 gene encoding heavy metal-associated isoprenylated plant protein 39-like: MAQKVVLKVLTMTDDKSKQKAIEAAADVYGIDSIAADLKDQKLTVIGQMDTVAIVKKLKKVGKVDILSVGPAKEEKKEEKKEEKKEEKKEEKKEEKKEEKKEEKK, encoded by the exons ATGGCCCAG AAAGTTGTGTTGAAGGTCCTGACCATGACCGATGATAAAAGCAAGCAGAAAGCAATAGAAGCTGCAGCCGATGTATATG GGATTGATTCAATAGCGGCAGATCTGAAGGATCAGAAGTTGACAGTGATAGGGCAAATGGATACAGTGGCAATAGTAAAGAAGTTGAAGAAAGTAGGGAAAGTGGACATACTATCAGTTGGGCCAgccaaagaagagaagaaggaagaaaagaaggaagaaaagaaagaggaaaagaaagaggagaagaaggaagagaagaaagaagaaaagaaagaggagaagaaaTAA
- the LOC121249228 gene encoding protein FAR1-RELATED SEQUENCE 5-like — protein sequence MEWTDMLSKHNIEKNSWLQNIYTRRAKWVPAYLRGTFCAGMSTTQRSESMNKFFKNYVRASTMISDFVHQYDKALNVRYFSEKEKYVKTKTSMPIMRTTYSIEEELAKIYTRKSFMIFQDELLNCQRYKAHKTQEEDGRKIYLVGIDGKEKPTYEVTLGKENNIVSCTCCKFEFIGFLCRHSLHVLAKKSCLNIVFQSYVLERWTINAKSRVLNGICVDEGPLEMVPTALVMKHRLMRQFYKVAEVGSLSIQRFEHASRGIENIHAELLLINIDGDGNVEGDTVQSQLLSNFSLQDSPHIVSKERSKSLRQKNPKENVPMKKQRCSICKEEGHIRSKCPSHRYLQ from the coding sequence atGGAGTGGACTGATATGTTATCGAAGcacaatattgaaaaaaatagttggtTGCAGAATATTTATACCAGGAGAGCAAAGTGGGTGCCGGCTTATTTGAGAGGCACATTTTGTGCTGGAATGTCCACAACTCAACGGAGTGAGAGTATGaacaagttttttaaaaactatgttCGTGCAAGTACGATGATAAGTGACTTCGTCCATCAATATGATAAAGCATTGAACGTCCGTTATTTTagtgagaaagagaaatatgtGAAGACAAAAACATCAATGCCAATTATGAGGACTACTTACAGTATTGAAGAGGAATTGGCCAAGATCTAcacaagaaaatcatttatgatATTTCAAGATGAGTTGCTTAATTGCCAACGGTACAAGGCGCACAAAACACAagaggaagatggaagaaaAATTTACTTGGTGGGCATTGATGGGAAAGAAAAGCCGACATATGAAGTGACACTTGGGAAGGAGAACAACATAGTTTCTTGTACATGTTGTAAGTTTGAATTTATTGGCTTTCTATGTCGACATAGCCTACATGTTTTGGcaaaaaaaagttgtttaaacATTGTATTTCAATCATATGTTTTAGAAAGGTGGACGATCAATGCAAAGAGTCGTGTGCTAAATGGGATATGTGTTGATGAGGGGCCATTGGAGATGGTCCCAACTGCGTTAGTCATGAAACATCGTTTGATGAGACAGTTTTATAAAGTTGCCGAGGTGGGATCACTATCTATACAGAGATTTGAGCATGCTTCTAGGGGAATAGAGAATATTCACGCAGAGCTTCTATTGATAAACATTGATGGTGATGGTAACGTGGAGGGAGATACAGTCCAGAGCCAATTACTCTCAAACTTTTCATTGCAAGATTCACCACATATTGTGTCCAAAGAAAGGTCGAAATCATTACGACAAAAGAATCCAAAGGAAAATGTACCAATGAAAAAGCAACGATGCAGCATCTGTAAAGAAGAAGGGCATATAAGAAGCAAATGTCCATCACATAGGTACTTGCAATAA
- the LOC121248450 gene encoding heavy metal-associated isoprenylated plant protein 31 isoform X1, with translation MSMVEIRVPNLDCEGCASKLKKALFKLKGVEEVEIEMETQKITVRGYALEEKKVLKAIKRAGKAAEPWPFPGYSHFASFYKYPAYIVKHYYDTHTNGASSGVHTFFHTPSVYSVAVASDEAIASLFSDDNPHACTIM, from the exons ATGTCT ATGGTGGAGATTAGAGTTCCTAACCTTGACTGTGAGGGATGTGCTAGTAAGTTAAAGAAAGCTCTCTTCAAGCTCAAAG GTGTAGAAGAGGTGGAAATAGAAATGGAGACACAGAAGATAACAGTGAGAGGCTATGCCttggaggagaagaaggtgcTCAAAGCAATCAAGCGAGCTGGAAAAGCAGCGGAGCCATGGCCATTTCCTGGATACTCTCATTTTGCCTCATTTTACAAGTACCCAGCTTACATTGTCAAGCATTATTACGACACCCACACAAATGGAGCCTCTTCGGGCGTCCACACTTTCTTCCATACACCTTCTGTTTATTCAGTCGCCGTGGCGTCCGATGAGGCCATTGCTTCACTCTTCAGCGATGACAACCCGCATGCTTGCACGATCATGtga
- the LOC121248450 gene encoding heavy metal-associated isoprenylated plant protein 31 isoform X2 yields MVEIRVPNLDCEGCASKLKKALFKLKGVEEVEIEMETQKITVRGYALEEKKVLKAIKRAGKAAEPWPFPGYSHFASFYKYPAYIVKHYYDTHTNGASSGVHTFFHTPSVYSVAVASDEAIASLFSDDNPHACTIM; encoded by the exons ATGGTGGAGATTAGAGTTCCTAACCTTGACTGTGAGGGATGTGCTAGTAAGTTAAAGAAAGCTCTCTTCAAGCTCAAAG GTGTAGAAGAGGTGGAAATAGAAATGGAGACACAGAAGATAACAGTGAGAGGCTATGCCttggaggagaagaaggtgcTCAAAGCAATCAAGCGAGCTGGAAAAGCAGCGGAGCCATGGCCATTTCCTGGATACTCTCATTTTGCCTCATTTTACAAGTACCCAGCTTACATTGTCAAGCATTATTACGACACCCACACAAATGGAGCCTCTTCGGGCGTCCACACTTTCTTCCATACACCTTCTGTTTATTCAGTCGCCGTGGCGTCCGATGAGGCCATTGCTTCACTCTTCAGCGATGACAACCCGCATGCTTGCACGATCATGtga